The Hevea brasiliensis isolate MT/VB/25A 57/8 chromosome 9, ASM3005281v1, whole genome shotgun sequence nucleotide sequence ttaatatttttattataatacttCTACATTTTGAAAGCAATATCGCGAATGAGCAGTGAATGAATAATGTCATGATTgcagtgttttttttttataccgtcaatgaagtttaataattaattaaaataaaatttaatattagtgatttatatattaataatttaattataatattattttatatatatatatattatagatataaattttgaaaaaaatatatcaattttataaaatttcattcatATAACAGCTAAttttaatgagaaaaattaaattattaaatgtaTATGGCGTTTGTTTCTgtaatgtaataaaaaaaatttaaaatgtgaatTGTCAAAATTAGCCCCTATTGCCTAGTTGTCTACCCCCCACGCAAAACAATACACTACGGTCTACGGccattagagagagagagagagagagagagagagacatagAGAGAGAGCAATTATCTGGTAAACTCCGACCGCCTATAGCCGGCGACACCACTAGCCTCCCCTGCCTGATCAAGCTATTTTACTGTCAAATTTCCAGCATTCCAATAGCCGattaaggcataaagccagaggAACAAGAGAAAACAAAAAGCTACGGATGAAACATCGAATTCATCCTATCGTCAAAAGTTAATTCTTTCAAGAATAcctatataattattttagttttgTTCCTTGGTTTGGTTTGATTAGTTTTTTTGGGTTTGTGCTTCTCTACTCGGGAACACAAGCCAAGACCCACCAACCCACCCTTGGGAAGGAGAATTTTCTGCCCAATTCAATTATTCAGGTAACCCATCTATTTCTCATACTCCCTTTCTCTTTGTTAATATGTCTATATTCAAAGTATCTGTCTGCTTATGTATTTAGATCATAAAAGCTCCAGACTTTGAAGAACCTAATACAACTACCTTGCAATAATGAATATGGACTTGTTTTTGTTTTATTTCATGATATTTTTCTGTTTAATTTCATGGGTTTGAATGGGTAGACCAAACTatcttttaatttgatttattatgTTCTTTTTAAAAATTTCATGACCTTTATAGATCCCAGTACACCTATATGGACCTTATAAATTACTTGATTTGCTTATCTAAACTGGTCACGAATTTTCTTTGTCATTTCTTTTCTTTGGTCTTTAGTAAATTTATGGAATATGAGAGTTTGCATGAGTATTACATGAACTCTGTTCAAGTGGCCAAATTTTGAGTTATATTGTCTACAgttgatctctctctctctctctctctctctctctctctctctctctcttccaatTTCTGTTGAGGGGATAAATTAGTTGTTATATCGGGTCAACGCTAGCACACCAATGGACTAGGGAAGAAACCAATTGAAGCCACAATACTGCTGCATTGTACAAGAGAGGTCCATGTGGGAGCTCTTTATCAGTATTCCTGgtgttttaatttattatatgattttGTATTCTACAATATGGTTGCTGAAAACAGCAGATGGATCATGTCTCAAGACCATGGGTATGAAGAACACATTCATCTAATAGTTACTGTTGTAATGATTTCGAATTTTGAACTTGTTGCTAGTAGAGCTTTTGTTTTGTATGGTTTCATAATTGGGTATGTAGCATTGCTGTTGAAGCTATTGTTTAGAAAAATATTTCCTTAAATATGTTAGTTAAGGGTATTAAAAATTGGTTTAAAGTTGAATTTGACATGTTTTAGTCACTCCAAAATAACTAAAATTGGAGGCTATGTCTTGTTGATATtgttaaaagaaaaaagaagtcaTATCATTCAACTTTTGATTGTAAGCACAAGCAATTACTACTGCTATGAGCTGATGAGAAGATGTTATTTGACAAGTATGGGCGTTGCTTGAAATGATGCTACTAAGAATGATATGATAATGTGTAAATCAAAAATATTTTGGTCATTGTATTGCTGAAAAGATGTTTGATAGATTGCCAATTCTCATGGCATGGGATGGCAAACTTGCTGGCTGACCTTCTCCAAGCTTGAACAGGGCTCAAACTTGAGGGATTTCATTGTGTTCAAAATTTGGTGTTTGGTTGGGAGACTTATAACTGGTTTATAGCTATTCAAAGGTGGCATGGCCTTGTAAAGACATCATTGGAGTTTGGTGATGTGGACtgtttcttttctgttcacaatTTTAAGGAGCCAAAAGGGCATGCAGAAATCTAACAAATGGGGAAGGGCAATGCTAGCAAAATGTTTGACTGATGGTGAAGGATGACAAAATGGTTGGTGTGGAACCCTTGGATTTGGTTCTACTGGAAAGGCTTTTATTAATGTGCATGAAGATGTATGTTATCAATTTCATATCATGTACTCACCTTTTTCTTCTTGATAATGTTGTTGCACTCCATGGATGCCCTATAGTGTTTTCTCTTTGAATGTTTGGAAGAAAATGTTGGGGTTAATTACTTACTGAATAAATCCATTATGTGATGGCTCATTGACCGGTTATTGGAATTTTGTTACTTGTTCTATAGCTGTGAAAGTTGCTGCTTGCGAATGATtaaggtctttttttttttttttttgatcacTTGCCAATAACTTAAATTCTCTTTACATTTGTCCATTATTTGGATGTCATTTAGCATGAGGGGACTTTAGGCAACTTATCTATGTGATGCCTTATTAGCTGATTATTGGAATTTGTTACTTGTTCTATTGCTACAAAAGTTGCTACTTATAAATGGTAAGGATTTGTATTTTTAGGATTACTTGCTTATAACTTAAATTCTTGTCACTTTTTGTTCATTATTTGGGATGTCATAGGATGTTTGGCTTAACTTATAAAAAATTAGCTTAATACAAGCTTTTaagtatttcaaattttaaacaaCTATGTTTttggttaaaatttttataagtgGCTGTCTGGCTGATAAGTAGATAATACATTtggtaaaaaatattttatattcacatttatttttaaaattactaaaaagaatattaaatgaaATATgtggtgaaattttaaaaattgaaagaggataatatagtaaaatatttgGTCAAACTAGTTTATAAGCACATGACTTATAAGCATATCAAAATGAAAAGTTGGTCTTTTTTTACTTATAAGTTCAACTTATAAGTCCAAAAAATGTTGTAAACATATATGTAAACTTATTTTTAGAGCTTATAAACTGATTTGACCAGCTTATAAGCTAAAACAAACACCCTCTTAGTATGAGGGGACCATTGGCAACTTATCTATGTCAGGAAGATGTGGTTAATGAATTGGGAAATATATTCTTTTGATCTGATCATAGATGGGTAGCGACTTTGTGCTGACTATGGATGGTCAGATAGGCTTATGCAGTCAAGGAAGGATTCAATATAGGAATTATGTTGATTTAACTTTTCATTGTGAAATTAGGAAGTATAGAGTTCTATTATTTAGgaattcttttattattattatttaggaaTATCAGGTTTAATATTTTTCTAGTTTGAGTTTGTTCAATATTCCTAATATGTTTTGgtttagtattcctaattagttactaaTAGGAGTAGTTGATAAACTATAAATACCTATGTCTTAAGTATTTTATTTGAGAGACTTATGGTATGGTTGACAACTGATTTGAGCtaataaaattgagaatttgtttCTCATCCCTTTGTTCCCCTTTGTTCTATTGGTTCTACATCACAGGCTTTTCTCAGTTGAGTTAAAATGTTTATGCATGAAAGCTGTCAACACATTAGGAAAAAATCATATCTGGCTTTTGGCCCATGATTGAAAATGCTTTGAATCAttagatctttttttttttttctttctttcttttggtAAGGTTGGATAGGGGATAATATCTTGGGGGTGAAGAAGATACCGTCCTGTGTTGAGCTGAATAAATGTAACAAGTCTTGAGGTTGCAATCAGAATATAACATTTTGTTTCATTGAGTTGAAACAATAGAAATGTACATGGGCTTGAAAACTTCAATTTTTGTCTGCGAAATTTAACATGACTTCTTAATGATGAGGATTCTAGTTGTCTTATGTATTTTCTGTGATGTTTGTTTACAATTGATAAATGTGCCACTTCTGTTACAAGAGCGGGTGTGTACCTGTCTGTTTGTCTCATATACCACAGTTAATTGTTAGATTTCAGTTTGCTTTTTGACTTTCAGCAGATAAATTATTCAAACTTGGGTTGCGTCTATGAACCGATTCCATCACTGTATGCTGCTGCTGCTGACTAGGTAATGAAGGGTTTTCGTGAGAGGGTATCCTCAAAATGTTCTTCTAAAACTACAACTGATACCCCAAATAGATCTTTGACATCTGATTGTTCAGAAGCAGGGTCCCTTAACAGTAAGTGCTCCAAGGGCTCTTTATGGTCAAGCTTCTTTGCATCTGCTTTCTCAGTCTTTGAAACATATCGTGAGGCACCAGCTTTTGAGAAGAAGGGAAGTCATACTAGAAACAATGGTTGGATGTCAGCTATGAAGAAAATTGTGGCAGGTGGCTCAATGCGGAGAATCCATGAGCGTGTTTTAGGGCCAAGCAGGACTGGGATACCTAGCACAACTAGTGACATATGGCTTCTAGGTGTGTGCTATAAGATTTCACAAGATGAGTCCTCCGGGGATGCAGCTGCAAGCAATGGATTAGCTGCATTCACACATGATTTTTCTTCGCGAATTTTATTGACATATCGAAGAGGTTTGTATTATGAGATGTCCATTTGAGCTCATATCTGAATATAGCTAGCAGACAAAAAATTAGGGGGAACTTTTTTTATCACTTGGTATTTACAGGTTTCGATGCAATTGGAGATTCAAAATTTATCAGTGATGTGGGCTGGGGTTGCATGCTTCGAAGCAGTCAGATGCTTGTTGCTCAGGTATAGTGCTTTATCATTTATCAAATCAGCATTTTTCTAAAGatgatttcattatttttatatagCTTTCTAAATGCTTGGTAATATATGTTTTTTTATGATGCTTTGTTTTAGAATAATCAGCTTCTCTTGTTTCTAAATGTGCAGGCATTGCTTTTTCATCATTTGGGGAGATCTTGGAGAAAACCTTTACAGAAGGTAAGATGAATGCATCTTATTGATTTCATTCTTTGTAGTGCTAATCTTTTTTGTTTGTCAACTATGAAAATTGAAATTTGATGTATCTTGTAACAGTCATGAATCACATTTAGTGCGTAGTGAATATTCCtatattggatttttttttttcgaaaaaaaaaaaaaattatgcagcCATTGGATCATCAATATGTTGAGATCTTGCACCTTCTTGGTGACTCTGAGGCATCACCATTCTCTATCCACAATCTTATCCATGCTGGGAAGGCTTATAGCCTTGCAGCTGGGTCATGGGTAGGCCCATATGCTGTGTGCCACTCCTGGGAATCGCTTGCCCGCTTCAAGAGAAAGGACAACAACCTTGAATACCAGCTACTTCCAATGGCTGTTTATGTTGTTTCTGGTGATGAAGATGGGGAAAGGGGTGGAGCTCCAGTTGTCTGCATTGAAGATGCCTCTAGACATTGTTTAGAGTTTTCTGGAGGTCAAGCAAATTGGACACCGATTCTTCTGTTGGTTCCTTTGGTTCTTGGACTTGAAAAAGTAAATCCAAGGTTTGTAATTATGCTTTGTAAGTTTATCTTGTATTTTAACTGATTCACTTAGTTCTCTCTATGCAATTTATAATCAAGTTGTACAATTTCATGTTGCTTAATAGCTTAGTTGCTCTAAATTTATCTATTATTAGTTTGAATATTGCATAATGATCTGAGGCTTCTATTTCATGTTCTATGATACTGTTCTTTCACCCTTCAAGGGTTATTGTTGGGTTTGATTCTTTGTGCCATGCTAAAGTTTTTTGGACTTTTCATGACTAAGTACTGATCCCTGTATGCCTGGTAGTTTAAATGTGAATTTTTGAGGAATCTTCTATGGAGATGTCATGGGGCGATTAATTTAATTCCTCAAAGTGAATATTGTGGCTGCATTACCTCCACTGATTTTGCTGTTTTCTGTTTGTGGAGAGTTTTGataagattgttgtgtaattttcAGTAGAATTTTTACTAATGCCTCGATCATGAACTAGATTGAGGGTTTTTGCTTGTTAGGATTAATCATATAATTTGACCAACTGTTTGGGagtatatttcatttttttttttttgtatcaaGAAACAGGGAAATGTTGAGGTGATTTTTTTGTTTGATTTGATGTGATATTGAACTTGAGTATATAtccttatttatttaagttctattGCTATTATTCTTTGGATCGTCTCTTTTATTGTTGTATATTTGGAGCAAAATTACTATGGGAAAGACCACTTGTTTTGCCCCTCAGTGCTACATGTTTTTGTTACTGGTGGAACAAGAAACAGAATCTTTTTAAATTCTCTCTTTttgttttttctatttattttttttttaagaaaacttTTAGCAAACTGTTGCCTAGAGACATGAGGAAATACTAGTATTGAACTTGAGTATATATCCTTTTTTAAGTTCTATTGCTGTTATTCTTTGGATGGGCTCTTTATTGTGCAGTTCTTACTGTAAATTTGGAATGAAATAGTCCACTATCCTAATTAGATAGTCTCCCAATGCAACGTTACAACTTTAAAGAACAAATTTCCCTCTTTTGCTGTTCTTGTTAGTATAATGTGCATAATATGTCACTTCCATATATGTTAaccatttctttttttaaattgcTACCAGGTATATTCCATCTTTGCAGGCAACATTTACTTTTCCCCAAAGCCTTGGCATTATGGGCGGGAAACCTGGTGCCTCAACATACATTGTTGGTGTGCAAGATGACTGTGCTTTTTACCTTGATCCGCATGATGTTCAACCGGTAAAGCataatatttaatttctttaattataGTTGATTGTTTTTCCATTGTCACTTGGTTTGAATGACAATTGTATACATTTGGTTAATGAAATATATGACAAAATACCAAAAATGGCAGTGGCATAAGGTTAGTAGGACTTATTTAACCTTGTCATAAAGCTGAATTCTTCatcttaaataaaaagaaaagtttGACAATTGCATGAAAAAATACATTGGGAGTTTGGAagactttatcaaggattttccTGTCCTAtgttttggtaaaaattttagcatttcGCATTTTTCTCGTGGTTAAGACTGTCATAGTTAGTAGTttgatatatttatatatgtcaaTAAAGTTCTACTGATTTTATTATATGGTGGTTATCTTAAGACTTCTATGTTGTGATGATGGTACTGAGGGTTAAGAATTGACTACTGTGATCCTCTGAATGTGTGCAATATTTTactttctgcaattaatttattTGGATGATTAGGCTTGTCAAGTTTCAGAGGCAGGAAGCACTTTATTCATTTGGACAAACAATAGGGCTAATTGGTTAGCAATAAAGCTGGATGCTGGCATTAAGAAATCTAATTTATGTGGTGTCCATTAAAGTTATAACCAAAGCTCCAGTAAAGCCAGTTGTGACTTGTATTTTCCACAGAAGTTCTTACATGTATTTATACATTTGTATGTTTATGATCTTTTTTAGCTTTTGGTAATATAGTCAAAGGGGCATGGGGAGTGGGGTGTGTGCCTAGGTGCTGAGGCTCAGTGAAAAAGCACCTTGGTGATTTTAGAGCTATCAGCCAGGCTCTTATTGTGTTCAATCAAACAGTTCATGCGAGGTGGCAGACGCTAGGCTTGTGCCTCCTTGAGAAAAGGCCATAAAGCTTTTTTCCTCCTCTCCCctatctctctcctcctccctcccctcccccctctctctctctttaataGTTCATTTCTTCCACTTAAAAGGAGGGGTATTCTAGTCAATCATGGAATTTAATTTACTAAAATCTCTGTACTTGTAGTTACTGTTTCTAAAGCTTGGTCATGTCTATGGTGTTTTCTAActttattttcttcttatttttgtGGTACGTGCATGTGTATACACATTCTGAACATATCAAAATACAGTTTAGCACTGGATTTATTGTTTGTGGCTGAAAATTGCATCATAACATTGTTGCACGTGTTTGACTTGATTGTGAGCTGTTCAATAGTGCCTGTTCCTTGTTGATCTTTGGGTTATTCAGGTGGTCAATATTAGCAGAGATGGCATGGAGGCAGACACTTCATCTTATCACTGCGAGTAAGTTGCTTGTCAggattaataattttattctacATTGGCTATGAAAAGTTAAAATTCTTTTCTTTCCCTGATTTGATTCTTATTTGTGATATTTGTCTAGTGTCATACGGCACATCCCCCTGGATTCCATTGATCCATCATTGGCAATCGGATTTTATTGTCGAGACAAAGGTTTTCTGTTTTATCTTGACTTTTTTCTAATATCTAAGCTTTTCGAAAGGGATTCATTCACAATGTATCTTACCTTTATTATGTTTCTGCTTGCTGCTGAACAGATGATTTTGATGGATTTTGTTCTTTGGCATCCGAGCTGGCAGATGACTCGCACGGTGCACCATTGTTTACTGTGGCTCATACCCGTAAATTGCCAAAGCAAGTTGGCCATGGCACTTTAAATGAAAATGATGAGATTGAAGAGGATGATTCCTTTGGTGTAATGCCCATGAATGACGCAGAGGGTTGTGCACAGGAGGATGAGTGGCAACTGCTTTAATCAGTGTTCATTTTGCAGATTCGAAACTTGTACATGTTTTGGCCTGAAATGGGCTTAGTATACCAATTCCACAACATCTCTTGTTAACAGCACTAGTCAACTGTGTTTCTTTTCATTGTCTCTCGTGGTTCAACATTTGTAGAAAAAAGTACAATGGAACTCTTCAATATTTATGATTCTTTCAGGTAATAAAATTTGTAAGATAATGGAATTTCAGTTAAGCAGGGAGTCTCTCTCTCCTTTTCCTTCTCCACCATATCTATTTTATTTGCATCCTTCAATAGCCAAAACCGAGGAAAGTAAGTCCGCCCACTTAACTGCATTACATGTTGATTTACAAGTAGATCCTTCTTTGAGGGATGTTTTGTCATAGACAAACAAGCTTTTGAGTTTCCATTATTTAATGGGACATTGTGAGTTAGGAAACATATTCTGACCCACTCCATATTCTCTAATCTTAAATGAAGCCGAATAGAGGAGGTTGATAGTCATCATAATATGATTCTTAAGATCTAAAGGTTGAAATGTACACATTGATACAGAGCTAAAGATCCATATAGAAGACTTTGTTG carries:
- the LOC110656672 gene encoding cysteine protease ATG4 isoform X1 — translated: MKGFRERVSSKCSSKTTTDTPNRSLTSDCSEAGSLNSKCSKGSLWSSFFASAFSVFETYREAPAFEKKGSHTRNNGWMSAMKKIVAGGSMRRIHERVLGPSRTGIPSTTSDIWLLGVCYKISQDESSGDAAASNGLAAFTHDFSSRILLTYRRGFDAIGDSKFISDVGWGCMLRSSQMLVAQALLFHHLGRSWRKPLQKPLDHQYVEILHLLGDSEASPFSIHNLIHAGKAYSLAAGSWVGPYAVCHSWESLARFKRKDNNLEYQLLPMAVYVVSGDEDGERGGAPVVCIEDASRHCLEFSGGQANWTPILLLVPLVLGLEKVNPRYIPSLQATFTFPQSLGIMGGKPGASTYIVGVQDDCAFYLDPHDVQPVVNISRDGMEADTSSYHCDVIRHIPLDSIDPSLAIGFYCRDKDDFDGFCSLASELADDSHGAPLFTVAHTRKLPKQVGHGTLNENDEIEEDDSFGVMPMNDAEGCAQEDEWQLL
- the LOC110656672 gene encoding cysteine protease ATG4 isoform X2, which codes for MSAMKKIVAGGSMRRIHERVLGPSRTGIPSTTSDIWLLGVCYKISQDESSGDAAASNGLAAFTHDFSSRILLTYRRGFDAIGDSKFISDVGWGCMLRSSQMLVAQALLFHHLGRSWRKPLQKPLDHQYVEILHLLGDSEASPFSIHNLIHAGKAYSLAAGSWVGPYAVCHSWESLARFKRKDNNLEYQLLPMAVYVVSGDEDGERGGAPVVCIEDASRHCLEFSGGQANWTPILLLVPLVLGLEKVNPRYIPSLQATFTFPQSLGIMGGKPGASTYIVGVQDDCAFYLDPHDVQPVVNISRDGMEADTSSYHCDVIRHIPLDSIDPSLAIGFYCRDKDDFDGFCSLASELADDSHGAPLFTVAHTRKLPKQVGHGTLNENDEIEEDDSFGVMPMNDAEGCAQEDEWQLL